A genomic window from Vigna radiata var. radiata cultivar VC1973A chromosome 2, Vradiata_ver6, whole genome shotgun sequence includes:
- the LOC106755551 gene encoding auxin-induced protein X10A has translation MGIRLPFMVNAKHTSLKSNNVPKGHVAVYVGDVEKKRFVVPISYLKHPLFLDLLNRAEEEFGFNHPMGGLTIPCKEEAFVNLTSQMRAF, from the coding sequence ATGGGTATTCGTTTACCGTTTATGGTTAATGCAAAACACACCTCGTTGAAGTCGAACAATGTTCCAAAGGGTCACGTTGCAGTTTACGTGGGAGATGTCGAAAAGAAGAGGTTCGTGGTGCCGATATCGTATTTGAAGCACCCTTTGTTTCTTGATTTGCTGAACCGAGCAGAAGAAGAGTTTGGGTTCAACCATCCCATGGGAGGCCTCACAATTCCTTGCAAGGAAGAAGCTTTCGTCAATCTCACTTCTCAAATGCGTGCTTTCTGA
- the LOC106756121 gene encoding pentatricopeptide repeat-containing protein MRL1, chloroplastic — protein MEVNLSLNRHRALSLTSHAPSLSALRSHFLASTHSLRLPPSPPSLRSRNKRTTSRNLGLLRFHSPRFVFKASFHSHSVVVLVIVVTLSAVSWLHFTLTKKKNKSLNQTRGLTNFALSPQGTNVGSQVIDGEILGFTEFQRDNTLTEIGKLKDHHGEEYRVFEENEIHLPFLKSSVVQEVAIATETSESSSVFDSGLNNNNNNSNSSKVLDESFLSVAFSSTSLPPLEFAEEMAIQVEESQDEVNSDPELPLIDVESEHTSSSVRVNNALETVGGHTKEKVELGAINGDVLFGESVREGLYMFYEVNKPTTGSMTPLSGVKSLSPRVSFMNKKRSPSVMGNATLKGTGLSTDIPLQDAEHVKGAADLSSHNGYPLQHVSKNLRRGRSSSRDRERTNMDYNNNTVFPQAHSMKMHIDLKNDQIMVPDDQKNDPSEHLSKYNNLLKLGRLHECVEVLKHMETKGLLDMTKVYHAKFFNTCKKRKAVKEAFDFIKLIPNPTLSTFNMLMSVCASSQDSERAFHVLQLLKNAQLEPDCKLYTTLILTCAKSGKVDLMFEVFHKMVNSGVEPNVHTYGALIDGCARAGQIAKAFGAYGILRSKNVKPDRVVFNALIAACAQSGAVDRAFDVLAEMAAETQPIDPDHVTIGALLKACTKAGQVDRAKEVYKMVQKYNIKGCPEVYTIAVNSCSETGDWEFAIAVYNDMTQKGILPDEIFLSALINVAGNAKNLDAAFDVLQEAREGGIRIGITSYSSLMGACSNARNWQKALELYEYLKSLKLTITVSTINALLTALCDGDQFQKALEVFFEMKGLGLCPNSITFSILIVASEKKDDMEAAQMLLSEAKKDGVVTNLIICRCIIGMCLRRFEKACIVGEPVLSFHSERPQVDNKWTSLALMVFRETIKAGQKPTSEILSQILGCLQLPYDTSLKNRLVENLGVSADTSRGSNLCSLIDGFGEYDPRAFSILEESASYGVVPFVSFKTSPIVIDAKELHASTAEVYLITVLKGLKHRLAAGARVPNIIILLPVEKTEVVSQKGEKIINLAGRAGQAIGALLRRLQIPHQGNESNGKLRIHGAALKKWFQPKLTSPFSGKPGDWNSSMSRLGKGISHQQRNIRLGNLSLD, from the exons ATGGAAGTTAACCTCTCTCTCAACCGCCACCGCGCCCTCTCTCTCACCTCCCACGCTCCCTCCCTCTCCGCCCTCCGCTCGCACTTCCTCGCCTCCACTCACTCTCTCCGTCTTCCTCCCTCGCCACCCTCCCTTCGCTCCCGGAACAAACGCACCACCAGCCGTAACTTAGGTCTCCTCCGCTTCCACTCTCCGCGCTTCGTCTTCAAGGCCTCCTTCCATTCCCACTCCGTCGTCGTCCTCGTCATCGTCGTCACTCTATCCGCCGTTTCCTGGCTCCACTTCACTCTcaccaagaaaaaaaacaagTCTCTTAACCAG ACACGGGGGCTTACGAATTTCGCATTATCGCCTCAGGGAACTAATGTTGGGAGTCAGGTCATTGATGGCGAGATTCTTGGTTTTACGGAATTTCAAAGGGATAACACGCTGACTGAGATTGGGAAGTTGAAGGATCACCATGGGGAAGAGTACCGGGTCTTTGAGGAAAACGAGATCCACCTCCcgtttttgaaatcttcagtGGTACAAGAAGTGGCCATCGCCACCGAGACTTCAGAGTCATCTTCTGTTTTTGACTCTggtttgaataataataataataatagtaatagttcCAAGGTATTGGATGAGTCTTTTTTATCTGTAGCTTTCTCGTCAACTTCGTTACCACCTCTAGAGTTTGCTGAGGAAATGGCTATACAAGTGGAAGAAAGTCAAGATGAAGTTAACTCTGATCCCGAGTTGCCTTTAATTGACGTCGAATCCGAGCATACTTCTTCATCTGTTCGCGTAAACAACGCACTGGAGACTGTTGGTGGACATACTAAAGAAAAGGTTGAGCTTGGTGCCATCAATGGTGACGTCCTTTTTGGGGAGTCAGTTAGGGAAGGGCTGTACATGTTTTATGAGGTTAACAAGCCTACAACTGGATCTATGACACCGTTGAGTGGTGTAAAGTCATTATCTCCCCGTGTctcttttatgaataaaaaacgCTCGCCCTCAGTGATGGGAAATGCCACACTGAAAGGAACAGGGTTATCTACAGATATTCCTCTACAAGATGCAG AACATGTCAAAGGAGCGGCTGACCTTTCCAGTCATAATGGCTACCCTCTGCAACATGTGAGTAAAAACTTGAGGAGGGGCAGAAGCTCTTCAAGAGACAGGGAAAGGACCAACATGGATTACAATAATAACACAGTTTTTCCCCAGGCTCACTCAATGAAGATGCATATTGATCTGAAAAATGATCAAATCATGGTGCCTGATGATCAGAAAAATGATCCTTCAGAGCATCTAagcaaatataataatttgctAAAACTTGGGAG GCTACATGAATGTGTAGAAGTGCTTAAACATATGGAAACAAAGGGTTTATTAGACATGACTAAG GTTTATCATGCCAAGTTTTTTAACACCTGCAAGAAACGAAAGGCCGTTAAAGAAGCTTTTGATTTCATTAAGCTCATTCCAAATCCAACGCTGAGTACATTTAACATGCTTATGTCGGTGTGCGCAAGCTCCCAAGATTCAGAAA GGGCTTTCCATGTTTTGCAGCTTCTTAAGAATGCTCAACTAGAACCTGATTGCAAACTTTATACCACTCTGATATTAACTTGTGCAAAGAGTGGGAAAGTTGATCTAATGTTTGAA GTCTTTCACAAGATGGTTAATTCTGGAGTGGAACCTAACGTTCATACCTATGGGGCACTTATTGATGGCTGCGCTAGAGCTGGGCAAATAGCCAAAGCATTTGGTGCTTATGGAATACTGAGGTCAAAG AATGTGAAGCCAGATCGTGTAGTATTCAATGCACTCATAGCTGCTTGTGCCCAATCAGGAGCTGTAGATCGTGCTTTTGATGTTTTAGCAGAAATGGCAGCTGAAACGCAGCCCATTGACCCTGATCACGTAACAATAGGTGCATTGTTGAAGGCATGCACTAAAGCTGGTCAG gttgATCGTGCAAAAGAAGTGTACAAGATGGTACAAAAATACAACATAAAGGGATGCCCCGAAGTTTACACCATTGCCGTTAATTCGTGCAGCGAAACAGGGGATTGGGAGTTTGCTATTGCTGTATACAATGACATGACCCAGAAAGGGATCCTCCCAGACgag ATATTTCTGAGTGCACTGATAAATGTTGCTGGTAATGCTAAAAATCTGGATGCTGCCTTTGATGTTCTACAAGAAGCCCGTGAAGGAGGAATACGAATTGGAATAACATCATATAGCTCATTGATGGGTGCATGTAGTAAT GCAAGAAATTGGCAGAAAGCATTGGAGCTATATGAATATCTTAAGTCTCTTAAATTGACAATAACAGTTTCAACAATTAATGCTTTGCTCACTGCACTGT GTGATGGAGATCAATTTCAAAAGGCTTTGGAAGttttttttgaaatgaaagGATTAGGATTGTGCCCAAACAGTATCACATTCTCGATACTTATAGTGGCAAGTGAGAA AAAGGATGATATGGAGGCAGCTCAAATGCTTCTTTCTGAAGCCAAAAAAGATGGTGTAGTCACTAATCTCATAATTTGTCGATGCATAATTG GAATGTGCCTGCGGAGATTTGAGAAGGCTTGCATTGTTGGTGAGCCTGTTTTATCTTTTCACTCAGAACGGCCACAAGTTGATAATAAATG GACATCGCTGGCCTTAATGGTGTTTCGTGAAACAATTAAAGCTGGTCAAAAACCTACAAGTGAAATATTGTCACAAATTCTGGGATGCCTGCAACTTCCTTATGATACATCTCTGAAAAATAGACTTGTCGAGAACCTAGGAGTTAGTGCAGATACTTCAAGAGGATCAAACCTCTGTTCATTAATTGATGGATTTGGTGAATACGATCCTCGTGCTTTCTCTATACTTGAG GAATCTGCTTCATATGGAGTTGTTCCATTTGTATCATTTAAAACGAGTCCCATTGTTATTGATGCTAAAGAATTACATGCTTCTACTGCTGAG GTGTACCTCATAACAGTTTTGAAAGGTCTCAAGCATAGACTGGCAGCAG GTGCAAGAGTGCCAAACATAATCATTTTATTGCCTGTAGAGAAAACAGAAGTTGTGTCTCAGAAGGGGGAGAAGATTATTAACCTTGCTGGAAG AGCTGGCCAAGCAATTGGAGCGTTATTGAGGAGGCTTCAGATTCCTCATCAGGGTAATGAATCGAATGGTAAGCTTAGAATTCATGGTGCGGCTCTGAAAAAATGGTTTCAGCCCAAACTTACATCTCCATTTAGCGGAAAACCAGGTGATTGGAATTCCTCCATGTCACGACTGGGTAAAGGTATTAGTCATCAGCAACGAAACATCCGACTTGGCAATCTGTCTTTGGACTAA
- the LOC106776442 gene encoding uncharacterized protein LOC106776442: MPMDRLLSSSPLHANLKPFTRFHSPSFNLFSSPPSSFTSISCHHENPSSPLSFSVPKTLPPLVSSQLIRPQISTPQFQPLNQITTGNNFQKPKAIITARTLAVLSALVLLLIQPAFAPAAFATFQNAAKTGGPAAAAVGGKLIRTELLSSAWTGFFAGCLHTLSGPDHLAALAPLSIGRSRMESAAVGALWGCGHDAGQVIFGLIFLLLKDRLHIEIIRTWGTRVVGLTLLVIGAMGIKEASEVPTPCVALENGECDVDVYESRDSNPVVGKKKIGFATFATGIVHGLQPDALMMVLPALALPSRVAGAAFLIMFLFGTVVAMGSYTVFIGSCSEALKDRVPRITEKLTWASSLVAIALGFAIIISQFFGFSLY, translated from the exons ATGCCCATGGATAGGCTTCTATCCTCTTCTCCTCTTCACGCTAATCTCAAGCCCTTCACACGATTTCACTCCCCAAGCTTCAATCTTTTCTCCTCGCCGCCTTCTTCCTTCACTTCAATTTCTTGCCACCATGAAAACCCGTCATCTCCCTTGTCGTTTTCTGTTCCCAAAACCCTACCACCCCTTGTATCCTCTCAACTCATTCGTCCTCAAATCTCCAcaccccaattccaacccctcAATCAGATCACCACTGGAAACAATTTCCAGAAACCAAAG GCAATAATAACAGCTCGGACATTGGCAGTACTGTCTGCTCTTGTTTTGCTCTTAATCCAGCCAGCTTTTGCTCCGGCAGCTTTTGCAACATTTCAAAATGCTGCCAAGACTGGTGGCCCTGCCGCTGCTGCAGTTGGTGGAAAACTTATCCGCACTGAGCTTCTAAGCAGTGCTTGGACTGGTTTCTTTGCTGGTTGCTTGCACACACTATCAGGGCCTGATCACCTTGCAGCTTTGGCTCCATTGTCAATAGGCCGATCCCGAATGGAGAGTGCTGCTGTTGGAGCCCTTTGGGGCTGTGGCCATGATGCTGGTCAAGTTATCTTCGGCTTGATTTTTTTGCTCCTAAAGGATCGACTTCACATTGAAATTATCCGAACGTGGGGCACAAGAGTGGTTGGCCTTACCCTGCTAGTAATTGGTGCTATGGGGATTAAGGAAGCTTCAGAAGTGCCTACTCCATGTGTTGCCTTGGAAAACGGTGAATGTGATGTCGATGTCTATGAATCGCGTGATAGTAATCCTGTAGTAGGAAAGAAGAAGATTGGTTTTGCTACTTTTGCCACGGGAATAGTTCATGGACTGCAACCAGACGCACTGATGATGGTGTTGCCTGCCCTTGCTCTGCCTTCACGGGTGGCTGGTGCTGCATTTCTCATTATGTTCTTATTTGGAACTGTTGTTGCAATGGGGAGCTATACGGTATTTATTGGTTCGTGTAGCGAGGCACTAAAAGATAGAGTACCTAGAATAACCGAGAAACTTACTTGGGCTTCTTCTCTTGTTGCAATAGCCCTTGGATTTGCCATCATCATTAGCCAGTTTTTTGGGTTTAGCCTTTATTAG